A single genomic interval of Theropithecus gelada isolate Dixy chromosome 16, Tgel_1.0, whole genome shotgun sequence harbors:
- the LOC112610032 gene encoding 40S ribosomal protein S11-like — protein sequence MADIQTERAYQKQPTIFQNKKRVLLGETGKKLPWYYKNIGLGFKTPKEAIEGTYIDKKCPFTGNVSIEGRILSGVVTKMKMRGTIVIRRDYLHYIRKYNHFEKRHKNMSVHLSPCFRDVQIGDIVTVDKCWPLSKTVHFNVFKVTKAAGTKKQFQKF from the coding sequence ATGGCGGACATTCAGACTGAGCGTGCCTACCAAAAGCAGCCTACCATCTTTCAAAACAAGAAGAGGGTCCTGCTGGGAGAAACTGGCAAGAAGCTCCCGTGGTACTACAAGAACATCGGTCTGGGCTTCAAGACACCCAAAGAGGCTATTGAGGGCACCTACATTGACAAGAAATGCCCCTTCACTGGTAATGTCTCCATTGAAGGGCGGATACTCTCTGGTGTGGTGACCAAGATGAAGATGCGGGGGACCATTGTCATCCGCCGAGACTACCTCCACTACATCCGCAAGTACAACCACTTCGAGAAGCGCCACAAGAACATGTCTGTGCACCTGTCCCCCTGCTTCAGGGACGTCCAGATTGGTGACATCGTAACAGTGGACAAGTGCTGGCCACTGAGCAAGACAGTGCACTTCAACGTGTTCAAGGTCACCAAGGCTGCCGGCACCAAGAAGCAGTTCCAGAAGTTCTGA